aattattattaatcaagAGGATTCTTGCTTAATTGAATTCAGTGTTGAGCGTGGTGCATTTGTCTTATGTAGTagttcattcatttatttaattttagttgacAACTTGTGGAATGGTCATATCAAAATATAACCTATGAAAGAGGATAATCTTGTCAGCTAATTATTGAgtgctttattttattgttttctcttttatcttgcatttgatgactttgtttcttttcttgtagGGAAGTGGAAGATTTTGCACGAAGGTTAAATTCTGATTGGCCTGAAAGGATGCAAATTTTATCTTTGGGCCAAGACAGAAGACTAGTACCAATTTCTATAAATAGCAATGGTTCAACGCACCTGTATACAGGTATGTTCTTTCTATCTTCTCAATATTCTTTTAGAACCCTACTTGCTGCCTTGTTTTCTATGAGAAGCATCTGAAAATTTTGCTCAGAGTCTGTTAGTTCTAAGATATGATTATGGACTGAGGGCTAGACTAGCAGTGACGGTATTATTGCAcatgttaattattttcaaggacaCGTTATTTCATAGTGCTTGATCATTGGGTCTGCTTTTGGTCCCTGCCCTCCCTCtcgtttttattgttttttatatgtatatcaCATACTGGCAAGTtctgaatttcaaaatgattttaattggtTACAGATAATTTAGAAGGGCTGGGTTGAGGGAGGAGTTGCAACTTAGGTTTTAATCATGAATGATGTCTCTATCGTTGAGCATATAATGTATGCTACATATAGGTTTTGATAAAAGGTAGTGCAGCACTGGCAGGTAATTCAATTTCCAAGGTGAGTGGAAGTTAAAGTGATCTGAAAGGATGGCAGCTTAGGGTTTGCTGTTGCCTGAATCTTGGAAATGTGAACACCATGTGAGTAATATTTGTTTGTTCCTTATAACTGATAACCAAAGTGTagctttgtttttgaaatttgaacattTTGAATTCTGCAAGGGGAGAGGGACAAATAAAAGAGAGACAAAGAAGTGTGAGaagaaaagagtaaaaaaacgAGAATCTTGGAAAGCAATTTGAGTGTAATCGGCTCATCTACCTTGACCTTGTTTGTTTCCTTGTATTTATTCCAGTCTCCATAATTTTTGTCAggtctttgaattttttaaaattaatttaattaatatttgtggtGGTTAAGCTATAGATGAGTTGTATTTTACCTTTCAGTTGGCATTGTTaacttgttataatttttaatggagAAGTAAGCAGTTTTTTTAAGGTGAATCTGGTCGACGGATTGTAAAATTGGCATccaataattttgttaaaatgatcTCATAGGACCCCTAGACGAGTTTCATGGCGTAGTTTCACCATAGACTTTTTCTATATTTAGACCCTATTATTTGATAGAATCTTGCAGCAGGTGTTTTATATATAAGACGGGGAACACATTTATTTGCGCACTCATTAGAAATTCAATACTAATGTAACAGGTACGAGATGACGAGAATCATTTGGGAATTACGATCTTtgtctcatatttttattttgcgaTTGTATGATTTTTCCACGTTAAAAtacattaacaataaaaaaaaattgtcagcAGCTTTTAGCAAAATCTCAATATAggtaattataaatttaggtAAGTTGTtttaaattagtataaaattaattttgaatcattGAATGTAATTAAGATGCgtgtttgaattaattttatcatagaCTTACATTAGAACTTGTATGTTTATTATGTCTGAATTTTTAACGTTAAAATAAATGGGCATTGAAGTTGGACAGATTTTGCACTATGTCAACTCTACTAGTATGAagttttttaacattaaaacaATTAGGCCATTGCCATGAAgattttttataagtaaattatttttattgacatgttttcatttgatGATAATACGGAATATGAATTTTGAAGTTTGAAGTTTTTGTTTggttattttcaattattttccaCAACCTTGTTGCCTTAGTTGATGTGAGACCTTAGTAAGCTAAAAATTTAATGGTAGTTGCATTTTCCGGAGTTCAATACACTGGGTTGAGGTCATGACACGGCGTTCATCGGCTGTTGCTGAAAACGTTCAGATTTAGTGAATAAATAGGGTAAATGTTCATTTTGCATTTTTAAAGTgtgaaatagtaacaaatttatcctgaaatttttaaatttaaatttagtctttaaatatacaaaaagtgtgacaaattgatcctgtaattaaatttgtaaaattattttatcattaaattgtaatatttaaaattatattgacaataagttatattttttaagggttaatttaataataagatataaaatttatagactaatttattagattttttacagtattaaaaattaaatttgatttttttaatcttttaaagatCAATTTATTACATTCTCCAGCGGTCAAAATAGATATTTAccctaataaataatatacattcactatgtaaaatttatatatgtctaCAGTCATCCAATCAAATACATTTCACTGTAAAAAATTAGAGCTAAAAACAGGTCAATTGTGGTTCAAAACCTTATACGTTAAAATCAAATGCATGACTATTCTATCTAAGCATACAAAACTTCCTTCATCGGTTTTTCTCATTGTACTCAGAGGAGTAATACACCTTTAAAACTTTTGGAAGATACACTGGCAATAGGAATCCAAATAGGTTGAAACACCAGTAAGCCATATTAGCCATTGCAAGTGCTTTCCCAACATGAATCCTCCAAGCAGACCCACTGTGCTCGTCATTCATCTTGTAGACCTCACTCCTAAGCCAATCCACAATCGTGAAAATCCTCCTGGCGTTGTAGAATGCCCCCAGAAAAGCTCTAATAGGAGCCGAGAACCTTTGAGATGATGCCACTCCTTCCATGAAAACTTGGCTGGCCAAGAGAAAAACATGGGGTGCTGCTGCTTTGATCCCTTCCTGGTCACCCTCAAAAACACCCTCTAGAATGTAGGCTATTGGAGTGAAAAGGCCAATGGTGGCACCTATGAGGGCATAAAGTTGGAGGAGCTTGTTTTGGGGGTTGAAAACTTGGGGGTCCCTTGATGGCTGAAGAGAAGGGAAAGCCACCTTGGCTATGAAGTACATGTAAATTAGGGAGAAGAACACAAAGGCAAAGTCTTCAGGGCTGACCAAGCCACTGGCTGAGAGGACAATTACCACAGCCAGGGCATTGAGCTGGTTGAAGGAGAGAAAACCCACTTTATCTTGTGGTGTGGTGGGCTTGTTGAGATTCTTGAGTGATTGTTGGTCATGTTGCTCTTTGAAACCTAGTTCTTGTTCTTTTGGGAGGCTAATGTCACACCCTGTTGGCCCAATACCACCTGACATGTTTGTGAAGCTATTGAGAATTAGTTAATGTCTCTGGATAGGCGTGTAGATTGAATGAAGGACTAATGCATGGGGGTGGATTTGTTTCCCTTTGGGTGTGTTTAGAATGAGATGAACAAAATCataagaaagagaaaatgaaaaaattcagttttttttattgtagagAAATTGTTGGAATTGAGATTTCCTTTTGTGGTGGCAAATgcatataaagaaagaaagtaaaaggAAGATTGGGAAATTTTAATGATGGGTAGGTTTCCCGTTAGAGCGGAAAGATGGGACTTtgggaatgaaaatgaaaatgtgaGATAGGTACGAGAATGAAGGGCGGAAGGAGGAAGAAAAGTTTAATGAATGGTGAAGGTAGTTGACAAATGGCAAGTTCACATGAGTTTAGGGTAAATGTTGACCGATATTGTTGCGACATCTGTCCTGGTTAATTCTAAGTTTTATTACGAGAAAATATGAACATTATATATTGTATATGTTATATTAATGAACATTTATGAGttacattatattaaaaaaacaatttatagattaccttaaaataacaaatatagatttaaatttttttacatgaagtCCTGAAATCATATATCCAATTGTGTTTAAAACCCAacttgtttttaatatatagactttattttcttaaaccaagtaaaaaaaaggtgtaatcaaatttaacaatcacaatctaaataaataaatacttgaaAAACTATAAAACCTTCAATTTTTCAGTTAACATACAATATGAAcctaaaaataatagtaatttttaattattattttatcctaaAGGTGTGCATCTATACAACTTAGTTCTGAAAATTGAATTCCTAATAAATTAATCACACACATAAAATGTTAATAGTTATATAAAATGTACAATGATGGAAAAACGTCATTGTTTCATGCATTATTACATCTTTTCATGATTGTAATTGTCGAAGATGATCGAATATTTTGGGATTCTTggagttaaaaaatattcattttgtgTACATTTGACATGGTCCCTATGTGAAGGAAGAGACTTCTTATTAAATGCATGTCTTTAATGTGATTCCTATTGAGTAATTTGCATTATTCTTGTGTGGTccatgattttgttgtgttgaAGTAGAGTATCATTAAGTGGTAGTAGTAAGGGTTTTTCAACATTTTTCAGGGCTCAAAATAGAGTATTAAAACATAGGTTTGATGGTGAATTCAAATAGGAAGGAACTTACTAAAAAAATGGACAACTCCAAAATTTCTTACTCTTTGTATTCAATCACTTGTAACCTCGTCCCTCAATCTCACTATTTCATTACGTTGATTTCATATCGAAATCATATATAAACCCTCTTATGAAAAACACCATTCGTTTCTTCATGATGTTAAGATTAGAGAGATTTGAGAATTTACTTAAATTAGATAcgttcattagagggagtgggtGGATTTCAGATCAAAACAATATACACACAAACTTTTTGGATGCGGAAAAAGATAAATCTACAAAGAAATTctttatgaaaattatataaattgatttGTCAAAATTCTAGCAAAAATAAGTATTAGGCATTCTCTCATCTAATGTGGTCAACAAGAATATAAACAATCAAATGACTACTACTTCATGCGTTTTCGTCAAAATAGTGTTGTTCCTATATGGTTACACTTCAATCATTGACAAAATGGTTAACCTCTATACTTTTTAGAGACCAATTTATATAAACCCATTCTTTCAAAGACCAAAATGAACCTATCTATTACTATATAGTGTTTACTGTATGGTTACACTTCAACCATTAACAAAATGGTTAACTTCTATGCTTTTTAGAGACCAATTTGTATAAACACACTTTCAAACACCATAATAACCCTAGCTACCTCAACACTTTTAAGAACCAGATTATATGTATAACTCCTTAAATTTAACATCGTACAAAACTAACACTTTTATGTATCACAGCTAAAAATTGCGACCATTGAATTTTGCCACTTATATAATAATGCTTATATCAATCCCAACAAAAAGCCTacataaaatagtaaaaataaacgACACAAATGCTAGGTGGCTTACTGGTTGAGATATCCATCCTAATCCTGGTTTTCAAAATATTCCATCACATTAAAAGAcatcatatttttaaagttcAATTCTTTACACTTTTTACAACAGTTCAAATCTGGTGTTCAGTATTCATGCAATTATCATTTTTCATCTGCGCACAACACTACTTCAAGATCAAAATAAACATTCCATGGAGGAACGGAATAAATGCACTTAGATCTAAGAACCAAACATTCTTTACACGCTGCGTTGAGCAGGAGTGCAAGAAAATGGTAAGGCTAAAAAAATAGGGATTTTTGAATTATCCCAAATAATAGAATTACTACAAGCAAAATTTAGACAATTATGCCAAAaaagaatggaagaaaaaatCTTGCCTAATGATGACAAATGCATCATAAAAAGTCAACCTGTACGGAAATCAAACAagtttattacaaaaaaaaaaggtaataattcaacaagtaaaaagaatctAACTAGCCAAAATCCCATATGAAATCTTTCGGACAACAGGGGCGGAATGTAAAGATTTTCCGGCAAAAACCTACTTTCAACATTCTGACAGAAGACCATCCGGTAAAACTTGGACCTCTGCTAACATAAATTGGCAACAAAGTCAAACTCTGTATATCTGTATAACTAACAACTCCAATTTATTCTTTCACACTAGGTATTTGTCTTCTGTTTTGGAATATACTTTATCTTGGTTCCCTTTTCAGACTTCTTCAACCTGGGTTTGGATTTCGCAACTTTGGAGGTTGCAGGCAATCTTTTATCTGCATTTGCCACAATGTCACATCCATCCATATCAGAAGATTGACATGCTGCTGTTTTCAAATCCTGTATCTCCTCGCACCCAGGAGGTTCCGAGTCGGGGCAAATAACCAATGTCACATGTTCTGATGAGATAGCTTCCTTCCACCCTGCATGAAAATAGTTTTGATTAGGCAAATATTAATTGAAGACCCAGCCAAGCATTTGATCAGACTATCAGCAAAGGCATGAAGTGACAAAGCTTACTTTGTGCAAGGAAAGCTTTTGCAGCCTGGATGTCGAACCAGAAGCTTCCTGGATCTGCTTTATCCTCTGTATGGGAGAAATACTTAGCAAAACCAATATCACCACCGGCAGCAGTACACACCCTTAAAGAACTTGGACCTGACAAGTTTTGACCATTTTCATGAACTGCATCAACTTTTGTCCCGCCACTTTGAACTGGAAGTGGATCTTTAGTTTCAAGCCGGCTAACTGGCCTCCAAAACTTGACTGTTGAGCGATTGTTGTCACCCATGGCAAGATCAGTTTTCATTGGCTTATCCCGAGAAATATTCTGCTTTCCCATATTCTCAACAATGAAGTCCTTTTGAGAAGCCACCATATTACCCTCTGATTGGCTGCAATTGCTAAGATTAACAGATATAGATCCTATTAAGACTTCTTGATTCTTAACTTGGTCTGGTTCCTTCTCTTTTATGGTTTTTAAAACCACCTTGTCAATTTCTGTTTTAGACTTCCGAGTCCATACTTTGCTACCATTAACTATAGAAGATGCCTTTTGATCACAGTGGGTTCCATATTTCTGATTGATTTCAAGTTTTGACACTGGAGAATTCTGCTTTGTATGCAAACCATTGGCTACAGCCCATTGTAATTTTGGCAGCCCCTGTTGTCTGGCAACTGCTTGGCGCTTATGTTTATGTCCATGTGCTGACTGTCTCACAATATCCTGATCAGTGATAGTTTCAGACTCTGAATGAATATCCCCATTTATTTCTTCACTGGTGTCAGGACATTGGAAAGGTACAGGTGAAGCTGCGTTATCTGAAAATGTACTTGGATTATGAGCTTCAAAATTGTATGTATCTAAAGATGCTTCTGCCGGTGATAAAGCCTTTACAGTACTGTCAATATCGCCTTTAATTTCTGCCTCAGCTTGGTGTCTTTGTTCCCTAGCTTTCTGCTCTTTTTGTCTAAGCTTCTTCTGGCGTTTCCTCTCCAAAATCTCAGCTTGtctataaaattagaaaggATTATTAAATAATGGGTCCTATTATGCATACTTGACCAGTTTTCAAGAGTATATTTTCAGCTGCATCTCTTGTAATTTTTACTAAACAGAAGTATAAAGATTAACTTTAAAATGTGGTACaggatttatttataatagttcATTAGAAGTTACAGAAAtcatataaaattcaaataaaatataagaaaaataaattgaaaatcataGCAGAAGCATCCTATGTTCATACATTAATTTAAGCACATTCTAGAAGTACTCATAAAGCCAAAGCAGCAGGAACAGCTAAATAATAGCATTGTGCACGAGTTTACACAGATGAACTAACCAAATTTACTGAAACTATGCATGAGAGTTTAGTGCAGGTTGATTATGTCCTTAGCTTTCCTAAAACACTTATTCCTACTGATTTATCAAGGATTTATATCTATCAAGAGCCTATCAACCCAAATAGCACTAGGTTCTTCTTTGGTTTCTTAGTTGTACAGGTTTATTGTGGGAATGGATCTATTATTtcacaaaacaacaacaaaaatgttTTGTTCAGACtccattttaaattctaaattctAAATTTCATTCAAGAaggatgattaaaaaaaaaactagacttCTATTGTATTGCTCTCAACCAGGTACCTTTTCTGAGCAGCTTCTTCCTCCTCCACCAATTGCTTTTGGCACCTTAGTGCTTCAGCATCCTTGTCAGCAAGCCATGCCTTCacctaaaagagaaaaaaaaaaactcatatttCATCATGACTATGACAGAAAGAACTAATTGGGGAAAGTGAGATTATTGGTTTGTTATAAAATACAGATAGGGCTTGACATAATGTATTTTATGTGCAAGGTATACCATGACCTTCTGTTCCACTGCCACctccaaaaattcaaatattatgaCATGACATGAGTTGGATCTATGAGtcaattattaaaatagaaGACATTTGAATTGCATTGGTTTTCAGCAATCCTTGATGCTGAAAAACACACCATTTGAAACCAATTTTGAAGTtaatggtttggtttggttggagagaagatgaaagaatggaagagaattgagaagaaatatttaaattaaagtagagAGAAAGAGGTGTGGGACCCacactaaattttgaaaatttcccTTCATTTCTCTCCTACTTCTCCACAACCAAACATACCATAAGAAAGACAATTACCAATTTCTGTTCTAGCAAGAAACTTGTGCAAGCAACTAGGTTTTTTGGTTCAAGACCAATTTTTCCAGCCTCTCCATCAAATACATATCTTTGCATTGATTCTGCTGTCccacataaacaagtattttcACTAGCATCATCAAGGATACTGAACAACTCCTGGGAAGATATAGGAAAGCAGGAAGGTTTAGATTGAACAATATCCTGCAAACAATTTAGACATATTGCATTAATATACCAAAGATacatatttaaaacaatttaacaagaaaaactaattaaaaagccAGACCATAAAGCTGCTTACCAAAAGGGCAGCACCAGCCATCAGATAATACTGAGGAAAAGAATAAAATCCTTGGTTTTGAATAAAAGTTGTCAGagattttaaaattgaagaagCTGGAACTTCCTAGAAAGCATTGTCAATGAgggaaaacaaaatatttagattaatttatgaaaaataggaTATACGATAaacaataaaagattaaataaagaGAAACCAAAAGGGATGAGCTACATCTCTGCATCTGCATTATAcagttttatttcttataagtCTTGCCTAGGACACATATTTTCCCTTTCAGCCAACATAAGCAGGGGTGTTTTGTTCTTAACTTACTCCCCTACTCTTTAAAAGTTCACTATAGAGGAAACAAGGAGAAAAAATTTATGGAAGTTTACAAGCTATGTGATTACCTAACTAAATACACATCTTTTAAGGGGGTTTGTCAGTACCCCTTTTCATACAAAATTGAGCTGTTTATAGCCCTCTTTGGTATTCTGCTCATGGCTGTTTCAAAGGTTTTGCTATTTTGGTGCAGATAGATTCTAGGTGACTATAGTATATTTATGGCAGAATTTCAAAACTTCAGAGAGCCATAAACCATGAAAAGTCACCCGGCTCATGTCTCAAATTAAAATGAGCAAATGAAGAAGTGCATTGGAGATGTGAGGTTTAATTTCACTGATTCATTCTACTCTCTTCCAATTCACAGCCTAATGTTTCATATTTGGCATATCAACAATATTCAACCAAGGTAAAATAACTTTatgttcaaataaataaatcatataaagAGCAACAAGATTTTACCTCCAGCAGCACATTTTCGAATGATACAACTTCCTTTGCCTCTTCTACGGAGAGCTATTCAAAACATGAATAAAATCAACAAATCAAAGCAAGTTGTCTTCTTCATATATGTTAGATTCACAATGACGAAATATTACCTTATCCCAATATGCTCCTAAAAGATCCTTAGTTTTTGTAAAATCCTGCAATATGTAAACAACATATGAAAACTTGAGGATGACaaggaaaagaaacaaagaagctGCTATCTAGGTACATCATTTAGAAAATACAAAAGGGTAAATGTGTAAAGTAAGAGAAATAATATGATAGATATAATTGATTGAGATCTAAAGAATACCTTATCAAGCTTTTTCAACCGATGATGTACACGTATATGTCTTCTATAGTTAACGGGGGAGCAAAACTCTCGAGAACATTTGTCACACTTCTGCAACTGAACCTTCAGAGGAGAGAACAAAGGCCACCCAGGAAATTCTGTAAAAAGAATGAGAAGTGATATCAGAATAAGGCCCCGTTTGGATAAATTCTCTAATGCACT
The Glycine max cultivar Williams 82 chromosome 16, Glycine_max_v4.0, whole genome shotgun sequence genome window above contains:
- the LOC100808528 gene encoding uncharacterized protein, with amino-acid sequence MSGGIGPTGCDISLPKEQELGFKEQHDQQSLKNLNKPTTPQDKVGFLSFNQLNALAVVIVLSASGLVSPEDFAFVFFSLIYMYFIAKVAFPSLQPSRDPQVFNPQNKLLQLYALIGATIGLFTPIAYILEGVFEGDQEGIKAAAPHVFLLASQVFMEGVASSQRFSAPIRAFLGAFYNARRIFTIVDWLRSEVYKMNDEHSGSAWRIHVGKALAMANMAYWCFNLFGFLLPVYLPKVLKVYYSSEYNEKNR
- the LOC100809067 gene encoding uncharacterized protein, translating into MPIAKLKASGTPDVMKTEDRIDTLIRQAIGKEPFIPFPRASESPVQWIQLLHALDPQGVSNTFSEFPGWPLFSPLKVQLQKCDKCSREFCSPVNYRRHIRVHHRLKKLDKDFTKTKDLLGAYWDKLSVEEAKEVVSFENVLLEEVPASSILKSLTTFIQNQGFYSFPQYYLMAGAALLDIVQSKPSCFPISSQELFSILDDASENTCLCGTAESMQRYVFDGEAGKIGLEPKNLVACTSFLLEQKLVKAWLADKDAEALRCQKQLVEEEEAAQKRQAEILERKRQKKLRQKEQKAREQRHQAEAEIKGDIDSTVKALSPAEASLDTYNFEAHNPSTFSDNAASPVPFQCPDTSEEINGDIHSESETITDQDIVRQSAHGHKHKRQAVARQQGLPKLQWAVANGLHTKQNSPVSKLEINQKYGTHCDQKASSIVNGSKVWTRKSKTEIDKVVLKTIKEKEPDQVKNQEVLIGSISVNLSNCSQSEGNMVASQKDFIVENMGKQNISRDKPMKTDLAMGDNNRSTVKFWRPVSRLETKDPLPVQSGGTKVDAVHENGQNLSGPSSLRVCTAAGGDIGFAKYFSHTEDKADPGSFWFDIQAAKAFLAQRWKEAISSEHVTLVICPDSEPPGCEEIQDLKTAACQSSDMDGCDIVANADKRLPATSKVAKSKPRLKKSEKGTKIKYIPKQKTNT